The sequence below is a genomic window from Eubalaena glacialis isolate mEubGla1 chromosome 13, mEubGla1.1.hap2.+ XY, whole genome shotgun sequence.
TTAGCAGAAAACCAATCAGCGAGGGAGGTGGGGGCGCCGCCAGGCTCGCCTACAGGCCCTTCCCCGAGTTCCAGCGCCCACCCACGCCCCTGGAGGGTCAGATTGGTGGTGAGTTCTGAACCCCTACCGACTAAGGGGCCCTTCCGCCCTGGAATCCCGCTCGCTGTGGCCGacagggaggtgggggcaggtcctccccccaccccgccgcggGGAACACCCCTTCCAGCAGCCCTGAGCCCCCAGGTGTCCAGCCTCGCCCTCCCTGCGCTCAgtgttcccacccccacccccagtgaaATGGGATTGCATTGTGCCGGTGGCCGGGAGAGGCCCCCTCCTGACAGCCTCCTCTGCTGGGCAtgatgggtgggagggaggtgagacTGAGGTGGGCCTCAGGACATGGAAGCCGTGTCCCACAGGAGGATGGCTCTGGAAGAGGGCCGGAGCCTGCCCGAGGTGCGGGCGCGAGTGGGGGCTTCACATGGCATCACCGACCTGGCCCACAAGCTTCACTTCTATGACCAATGGGCTCCGGACTATGACCAGGTAGACCGGCCGGGTCCTCACCTCTGCTTCCATCCGCTCGCCCGGCCTCAGTTTTCGTGTCTGTAAAGCCGGAATAGTGAGCCTTGCATCATCCCAGGGCAACGAATGTGAGAGGGGAGGAAGACCAGGATGCAGCCCTGCAGTCCTGTCTCTTCTGGGACTGGCTCCTCTTCAGTGCATCCAGAGTGGCCCTGCCCTCTCACCAGCCCCATCTTCCAGATTGGCAGATCCTAGAGATCAGGGGCCAAGACGTCCCCACCCTGGGACTGCAGTCCAGGCAGAGGTGCCACTGAGGGGTCACTATGAACTAAGCAGAGAGCCACGCCAAGGCCCACAGAAAAGACCCCAGCAGTGGGCTGAGGGCTACTCTCCAGTCCCCGCCCCTTGACAGAGGAAAGCACCTTATACCTGGTTCTCCCCTCACTGTAGTCCCAGCAGGCCCTgggcccccaacacacacagctTGGCCGGGCTGACTCCTAGACCTCCCAAAAGGAGGTCCCCCAAACACTGGGGCACGGGGTGGCAGTTGGTGCAGCACTCTGTCCCCAGGACGTGGCCGCCCTGCAGTACCGCGCTCCCCGGCTCGCAGTGGACTGCCTCACCCAAGCCCTTCCAGGTCCACCCCACGCTGCCCTGATCCTGGACGTGGCCTGTGGTACTGGCCTAGTGGCTGCAGAGGTGAGACCACCCTAGATCCCCTGCCCTCCCTTCAGCCCCCACTTGCTCAAAATTCCTACTACCCCAGGCCCCAGATCCCCGCCTCCCTGCTCAGACTCACTGGTTCCAAACACTTGGGCTACATCCACTGTGGGGACCACTgtcctccccgaggtgcagggaCCTAACTGGGAGGTGGCAGGTATGAATTGTGACtgggtccccccaccccagctgcagGCTCGgggcttcctccagctgcatGGGGTGGATGGGAGCCCAGGGATGCTGGAACAGGCCCGGGCCCGTGGCCTCTACCAGCACCTCAGCCTCTGCACCCTGGGTCAGGAGCCTCTACCCAGCTCTGAAggtactccccctcccccttcagcACCCCAAGGTACACCCTCTGACCAAGCCCACCTGACGGAGCCCCTTTCTTTTGCCAAGACTCCATCCCCCTTGCCTAGCCCTCCACAAGCCCCCTCCCACACTGAGTCCTATTCTCTTTTCAAGCCCCCCAATCCCTCACTGAGACACTTTCTCTGAAACTTCCGTCCCATGATCTGACCTCAGTCCAGGACTGGGCCACATCTGCCATATCCCCCACGGGATCTGGGTCCCACAGACACCAGTGGCAGGCCTGGTCCCTCCCCAGGCCCCATCATGCGCACCATCCTCCAGGGTGGTCTGAGGCCACACTGAAGACAAACCACCACACCACATCCGCACCTCCACACAGGGACCTACGACGCGGTGCTGACAGTGGGCGCCCTCAGTGACGGCCAGGTGCCCTGCAGTGCCGTACCTGAGCTCCTGCGAGTTACCAAGCCAGGTGAGAAGCAGCCCATCCAACCACACACAGGCACCTTCCCTTCTCCACACCCACAGACACAAACCTCAGAAAGCCTCAGGCCAAGCGGGAGTAGGGCtatgcccagggtcacacagcctaGCATCGCAGTCACAGCTGCCGGCACAGGCTCGGCCTCAGCTGCCACCATCAACGGGCCCAGGCAAATAGGCAGGGCAGGCAGGTTGCCAGCTTGCCTCTTATCCACTGGGAAACCGGA
It includes:
- the METTL27 gene encoding LOW QUALITY PROTEIN: methyltransferase-like protein 27 (The sequence of the model RefSeq protein was modified relative to this genomic sequence to represent the inferred CDS: inserted 2 bases in 1 codon), coding for MALEEGRSLPEVRARVGASHGITDLAHKLHFYDQWAPDYDQDVAALQYRAPRLAVDCLTQALPGPPHAALILDVACGTGLVAAELQARGFLQLHGVDGSPGMLEQARARGLYQHLSLCTLGQEPLPSSEGTYDAVLTVGALSDGQVPCSAVPELLRVTKPGGLLCLTTRTNPSNLRYKEALEATLARLEQARAWECLVAWPXWTSGNWPPLSSSWGLAPLTATASSPASSTCTKSRRQPRPRE